CCCCATCGACCAGCTCGGCCACGGTAGAGCCAAAGCGACTGTCGAGATCGTCTTTGGTGACCTCGGTATCTTCGATGACATCGTGGAGGAGGGCTGCCATCAAGGTTTCGTAGTCGAGGCGCATTTCGGCCAGGATACGGGCAACGGCAATAGGGTGGATGATGTAAGGTTCACCGCTGGAGCGGGTTTGCCCTTCGTGGGCATCACGCGCAACGAGATAGGCCTGCCTGAGCGCCTCGATTTGGGACTCAGGCAGGTATTCGATTGCGACTTCTTTCAGGCTATCAAAAAGATACAATTCGCCCGGTTCCCTGAATTAACGGTTGTCGCCGGCAATAGCGCTAACAGCTGCTAGCTCTGCTGCTTCTTGCTCTTGAAGTTCCTGACGCTCGCGAGCATCGAGGATATCTTTCGTGATCAGACCTTCTTCGATTTCACGAAGGGCGATAACGGTGTACTTGTCGTTTTCTTCCGGAACCAGTGGATCCTTACCGCCGGTTTGCATCTGACGAGCGCGGCGAGCAGCAATTTGGATTAGATCGAAACGGTTGCCAATTTTATCAACAGCGTCTTGAACGGTTACGCGTGCCATGGAGGACTCCAGTGGTTATATAAATAAAGATGGAAAATTGTACAAAAATACTTACTGTTCTGCCAGTAGAGCATTGAGCATGCTGTTATATTTAGCAGCTTGCTTGTCTTGCTTCAATCGTTCTGCGCGGATAATGGCTTTGAAATCCATCAGCGCGACGTCGAAATCATCGTTGACGATGACGTAGTCGTACTCGTTGTAATGCGAGATCTCCGAACGGGCTTCCTGCATGCGGCGGGCGATAACAGCATCGCTGTCCTGGCCACGGGCATTGAGGCGACGCTCCAACTCTTCTTTCGAAGGCGGCAGGATGAACAGGCTTTTTGCTT
This Photobacterium gaetbulicola Gung47 DNA region includes the following protein-coding sequences:
- a CDS encoding DNA-directed RNA polymerase subunit omega (COG1758) gives rise to the protein MARVTVQDAVDKIGNRFDLIQIAARRARQMQTGGKDPLVPEENDKYTVIALREIEEGLITKDILDARERQELQEQEAAELAAVSAIAGDNR